From a region of the Chlorocebus sabaeus isolate Y175 chromosome 23, mChlSab1.0.hap1, whole genome shotgun sequence genome:
- the LOC140709883 gene encoding bromodomain-containing protein 8-like, whose translation MGHKWVWLDSEQDYPNDSELSNDCRSLFSSWDSSLDLDVGSWRETENTEAEELEESSPGREPSELLVGDGGSEESQEAAKKASHQNLLHFLSEVAYLMEPLCISSNESSEGCCPPSGTRQEGREIKASKGERELCRETEELSAKGDPLVAEKPLGENGKPQVASAPSIICAVQGLLTESEEGEAQQESKGENQGEVYVSETEDQPPSGECDDAFNIKETPLVDTLFSHATSSKLTGLSQDDPVQDHLLFKKTLLPVWKMIASHRFSSPFLKPVSERQAPGYNDVVKRSVIKG comes from the exons ATGGGACATAAGTGGGTTTGGTTGGATTCTGAACAAGATTATCCCAATGACTCTGAGTTGAGCAATGACTGCAGGTCCCTCTTCAGCTCATGGGACTCCAGTCTGGATCTTGATGTGGGCAGCTGGAGGGAAACTGAGAATACAGAGGCTGAGGAACTAGAGGAAAGCAGCCCAGGGAGAGAACCTAGTGAACTGCTTGTTGGGGACGGAGGCAGTGAGGAATCTCAGGAAGCAGCAAAGAAAGCCAGCCACCAGAACCTCCTTCACTTTCTCTCTGAG GTAGCTTATTTAATGGAGCCCTTGTGCATTAGCAGCAATGAATCAAGTGAAGGCTGCTGCCCTCCATCTGGTACCAGACAAGAAGGAAGGGAAATTAAAGCTAGCAAAGGAGAAAGGGAACTCTGCAGAGAGACTGAAGAGCTTTCAGCCAAAGGAGACCCCTTAGTAGCTGAAAAGCCACTGGGAGAAAATGGAAAGCCACAGGTGGCTTCAGCTCCCTCCATTATTTGTGCAGTTCAGGGACTACTCACAGAGAGTGAAGAG GGGGAGGCTCAGCAAGAATCCAAAGGGGAGAACCAGGGTGAAGTATATGTGTCAGAGACAGAGGACCAGCCCCCTTCAGGCGAGTGTGATGATGCCTTTAACATTAAGGAGACTCCCTTGGTGGATACACTTTTCAGCCACGCTACCTCCTCAAAGCT GACTGGTCTAAGCCAGGATGACCCAGTTCAGGATCATTTGCTATTTAAGAAAACTCTCCTGCCAGTCTGGAAGATGATTGCCAGTCACAG GTTCAGCAGTCCATTTCTGAAGCCTGTGTCAGAAAGGCAGGCCCCAGGGTACAATGATGTGGTAAAAAGGTCAGTGATAAAGGGGTAA